From the genome of Papaver somniferum cultivar HN1 chromosome 2, ASM357369v1, whole genome shotgun sequence, one region includes:
- the LOC113353332 gene encoding uncharacterized protein LOC113353332 isoform X1, whose amino-acid sequence MDQIFLFLRSLPLTILGTSNGQRKMTWLRLMAPRILMMKLFPAESGGVPLKVKGNGKVVISKYTTKNPSKKRKLFSPSPLNTSSYDDALPLPDNSASVSSMVDLSSIFSDTISGVDNDALGHECDFVVKICDAPSLRHDSLRGVASALTPSFQFSFGSLSLMICIERFRPLERRILSS is encoded by the exons ATGGATCAAATCTTCCTCTTCCTGAGAAGTTTGCCGCTTACAATCCTTGGGACTTCAAATGGCCAAAGAAAAATGACGTG GTTGAGGCTGATGGCGCCGAGGATTCTAATGATGAAGCTTTTTCCCGCTGAAAGCGGTGGTGTTCCTTTGAAAGTAAAAGGCAATGGCAAGGTGGTTATTTCTAAGTATACTACCAAGAATCCTTCTAAAAAGAGAAAATTGTTTTCTCCATCTCCTCTAAATACCTCCTCCTATGATGATGCTCTACCTCTTCCTGACAACTCTGCGTCCGTGTCTTCAATGGTTGATTTATCTAGCATCTTCTCTGATACAATATCTGGTGTTGATAATGACGCACTGGGTCATGAGTGTGATTTTGTTGTCAAGATATGTGACGCTCCTTCCTTGAGGCACGATTCTCTTCGTGGTGTTGCCTCTGCCCTGACTCCGAGTTTCCAATTTTCATTTGGATCTTTG TCACTAATGATATGCATAGAAAGATTCAGGCCCTTGGAGCGAAGAATACTAAGCTCATAA
- the LOC113353332 gene encoding uncharacterized protein LOC113353332 isoform X2: MCLRRQILTTMKLRLMAPRILMMKLFPAESGGVPLKVKGNGKVVISKYTTKNPSKKRKLFSPSPLNTSSYDDALPLPDNSASVSSMVDLSSIFSDTISGVDNDALGHECDFVVKICDAPSLRHDSLRGVASALTPSFQFSFGSLSLMICIERFRPLERRILSS, from the exons ATGTGTCTAAGGCGCCAAATTCTCACGAcgatgaa GTTGAGGCTGATGGCGCCGAGGATTCTAATGATGAAGCTTTTTCCCGCTGAAAGCGGTGGTGTTCCTTTGAAAGTAAAAGGCAATGGCAAGGTGGTTATTTCTAAGTATACTACCAAGAATCCTTCTAAAAAGAGAAAATTGTTTTCTCCATCTCCTCTAAATACCTCCTCCTATGATGATGCTCTACCTCTTCCTGACAACTCTGCGTCCGTGTCTTCAATGGTTGATTTATCTAGCATCTTCTCTGATACAATATCTGGTGTTGATAATGACGCACTGGGTCATGAGTGTGATTTTGTTGTCAAGATATGTGACGCTCCTTCCTTGAGGCACGATTCTCTTCGTGGTGTTGCCTCTGCCCTGACTCCGAGTTTCCAATTTTCATTTGGATCTTTG TCACTAATGATATGCATAGAAAGATTCAGGCCCTTGGAGCGAAGAATACTAAGCTCATAA